A single window of Periplaneta americana isolate PAMFEO1 chromosome 14, P.americana_PAMFEO1_priV1, whole genome shotgun sequence DNA harbors:
- the LOC138712981 gene encoding uncharacterized protein, with protein sequence MFATRVVVFVTSMCIAAQALSPPGPDPGDPDLKVVIAAAQHSLQQTIAQLEEAAENAMASAKEILASATNEANRTILAAQAPLMNLLESVTSTVAVAASKAKEFGTNVSSCITGQEQEARAVVQDMGGKIVSCVTTEVRKAVNVATNMLSVASTAKNLLSYAPREFRACLPSLVPTIQEVVNIPSCIGAEIDAFSDQAVNIARALASYLAEGGHMVDALGDSLRRCCVTHVQAGTQQIRRIEQSVITCVQQKLGSSDLS encoded by the exons GCTCTGTCCCCTCCCGGACCCGATCCAGGGGACCCGGACTTGAAGGTGGTGATCGCAGCGGCTCAACACTCGCTCCAGCAAACAATCGCACAACTGGAGGAAGCCGCTGAGAACGCCATGGCGTCCGCGAAGGAGATTCTCGCGTCGGCGACGAACGAGGCCAACAGAACAATACTGGCGGCCCAAGCGCCCCTCATGAACCTCCTGGAGTCCGTCACCTCCACCGTAGCCGTCGCTGCGTCCAAGGCCAAGGAGTTCGGCACCAACGTGTCGTCCTGTATCACGGGACAGGAACAGGAGGCGAGGGCTGTCGTACAGGACATGG GTGGCAAAATTGTTAGTTGCGTGACAACAGAGGTGAGGAAGGCCGTGAATGTGGCCACCAACATGTTGAGTGTGGCCAGTACAGCCAAGAACCTGCTGAGCTACGCCCCCCGCGAGTTCCGGGCCTGCCTGCCGTCTCTGGTCCCCACGATCCAGGAAGTCGTGAACATCCCGTCCTGCATCGGCGCGGAGATCGACGCGTTCAGCGACCAGGCCGTCAACATCGCGCGCGCCCTGGCTTCGTACCTGGCGGAGGGCGGTCACATGGTGGACGCACTGGGCGACAGCTTGAGGCGATGCTGCGTCACGCACGTGCAGGCGGGCACGCAGCAGATCCGACGCATCGAACAGAGCGTCATCACCTGCGTGCAGCAAAAGTTGGGTTCTTCTGATTTATCGTGA